The region CGGTCGTCGCGGCAGTTGTCACGGCCGTAGCCACCCCGGCCGTAGCCGTGGTCACGGTCGCCGTAGCCGCCACGGCCGTGGTCGCGACCGTTGTCACGCCCGTTGTCGCGACCGTCGCCACGGCCGTTGTCACGACCATCGCCACGCCCGTTGTCGCGACCGTCGCCACGGCCGTTGTCACGACCATCGCCACGTCCGTTGTCGCGGCCGTTGCCACGACCGTGGTCACGGTCGCCGTACCCGCCACGGCCGTGGTCGCGGCAGTTGTCGCGGCCGTTGCCGCGACCGTGGTCGCGGTCGCCGTACCCGCCACGGCCGTGGTCGCGGTCGCCGTTGCCGTTCCTGTCGTGGTCGTTGTTGCTGGCGGAAGAAGCGCTGTCCGAGGCAATGTCCGCCGTGATCATGGCGTTCGCAGCGGGAGCGGAGATTGCAAGCACCGCCGTAATGGCGGCTGAGGCGAACAGGGTGCGAGCAGTGCGCATGGGGACATGTTCCTTTCGGCGCTGCTGCGAAGGCTGACTCTTTGTCGGCTCATCGGATCGCAGTGGCGACGTGATCACCGTCAGCCGAATCGCGACCTCGCACCACCGGAGAATGTCGCATTCGAGGGACGCCGTGGGCTCTTCGGGTGGCCGAAGGCAGTGGATTCACCCGTTGGATGGCGCGCGTCGTCGGCGTGTCGCGCAACGGGTGGGCTAGAGGCGCTTTCGCGGCCCTCCACGGGGCCCCGCGATCCGGTCCGGAACGAGCGCGGCGAGCCGGAGTGCACCGCGACACGCCGAGAGCCACGCCGACTGCGACGGCCACGGTGACCCGCCGACACGACGGCGCCCTGCGAAGGGTGTTCGAGGGCAAACCCGGCACAGCCGGTACGGGGCGAGGCCGAAGAGTCCATCCGGGCTGGGGCACCTTCGCCGATGAACGAGCGGCTCGGCGCGGCCCTGCGCGCTCGCGGCCCTGCCGGAATCAGTCACTCCGTACGGTCGGCCGGAGATTTCCCAACGGGCTTACTTCAGAGCGTCGTTGGGCGGAATACGTCGGCAGGAAACGCGGCCAGGTTCTGATACGCAGGACGAACGAGCCGATTGTGGTGGCGCAAGGCTCCGGGTACGACTTCAGCCGACCTGGCGCGCGTCAGGGCCTCAAATGAATTGCCAGAAACGCTGGTTGACGCCCACTCCCGTTACCGTCCGAACGTCGGTACAGACGGCAACCCTCGCCACGCGTCGAGCAACGGATCGTGTCACGAGCAAGCCCCCCCCACACACAAACACCGCCGCCCAAAAACGCACAATGCGCAATCCAAGGACGCTCCAAAGACAGTCCAAAGACACTCCAAGGGCGTTTCAAGGCCCTCACCCGATGTGAGGAATTCGTACGGCTGAGGGGCTGAGCCGACAGGCCCTCAGCCGCGTCCCATGACATATCCGAGGTCGGGTCCGGCCCCGCGGGCGCGGCGGTGGCGCCGCCCCGGGGCGAGCCTGAGCGGCTCGGCGGGCGCACTCGCCCACCTCACCTCACGCCGTACTGTCCCGGAGCGCCTTTTCGACGATCGCCTCCAGCCGCGCATGGTGCGCCCCTCGCCAGTAGACGCGTCCGCAGGCAGTGCACTGCGCGAAGACGTCATACGTGCGCTGCGTGCCGTGCTCGAGGTGCCCCCGGACCGAGTTCTTGTCGGCGTCGGCCAGCCGGCCGTTGCAGGCGGTGCAACGCGTCCAGGGGGCGAGCGTGGGGGCGAAGCGGCCCAGTACATCCGGGAGTTGATCGTCGGGGCGGTCGCTGTAGACAAACGCGCCGGCCCAGATCTCCCGGCGTCGCAGCAGGCCCCGGTCCCGGGAGAGCAGCACCCGCCGCTCCTTCGCGGAGAGGGCGGCCAACGCCGCGTCACCGGGGTCCTCATTCGTGTACGCCGCGTCGACGCCGAGCAGCCGCAACCTGCGCGCCAGGGTGCCGAGGTGCACATCGAGCAGGAACCTCAGAGGCGCGCCGGCGATCCGCTGCGGGCGCTCGACGGCCTGCACCTCGATGTTCTCGCCCGCCCCCGGGACATGGGAGGCGGCGACCTCGACCCCGTCCACGACGAGTCTGCCGACCTCGGTGAGCGGGACGCCGAGCGATTCGACGACATGGCCGAGCGTCGACGAACCATCGGTCACCACGGGCGCGGAGCCGGTGGTGGTGTACTCCGATGCCACGAAAAGGTGCAGCTCAGAGGCGAAGCTGACATGGATCTCAGGACCGTTCACGCCGCACAGCATGCCACCGGGCGGGCCCGGCCAGCCAACGGATTCCGGCCGGTCAGAGGAGGTGGGAGCCGGAAGGCGGGCGCCGGGCCTCGGGTTCGTTGCCCCGCCGCCCGCACCATCGTCGGGCCACCGGGCGGACAGCTCGGGTGCACCACCACGTACCGTGGTCGGACCGCGGCCGCCGCGGATCTGGCTACATACGGACCGTAGCGATCCGCGCTCCGGATTGTTCACGATGGAGCGGGCCCCGCTCCCCCGCCGCCCCTAGCCTCACTGCCACCACATCACCAACATCACCAATGAGGGGCGGTACCGGTGAACTGGCTCATCCACGACTACCGCGAGAACGATCTCGCCGAAGTGGTCCACCTGATCGACTCCACGGCCGAGCTCGGACAGGAGTCCGTTTTCTCGCTCGCCGAGTGCATCAGCGCGCTGACCTCTCGGCAGCCGGCCGTGGTCGCCGTCCACCAGGGTGTGCCGATCGGCACGGCGCTCGCGTGCGTAGCCGGTGAGCGGGGCTGGGTGATGCGGATCGCGATCTCTTCGGCCTGGCGCGGCCGGGGGCTGGCGAGTGCGCTGCTGGTGGAGCTGGAGCGGCGGCTGATCGCCGCCCGGGTGAGCCGGATCGCCTATGTGCTTCCCGAGGAGGATCTGCTCGGGGAGGGGCTGCTCAACGCGGGCTATACGCGGCAGCCCGCGGTGGCCTACTTCGAGAAGGTCGAGCCGCATCACGGGCCCGCGGCCAGCCTCCTGGACGACCTCGGCGGACGCTTCCTGCCCACCGACCTGTGGGCCAAGGTGGCCGGCATGGAAGCGGAGAAGGACCTCATCGAGCGGCGTGTCGTGCTGCCGCTGGCGGAGCCGGAACGAGCCGCCCGGCACGGCGTCCGGCCGCCGCGGGCGATCGCCCTGTTCGGTCCCCCGGGTACCGGCAAGACCACCTTCGCCCGGGGTATCGCGGCCAGGCTCGGCTGGCCGTTCGTCGAGCTGCTGCCGTCCCGCCTGGCCGACGAGGGCAATCTGGCGGCCGCCCTGCGCAGCGCGTTCGCCCGGATCGCGGAGCTGGAGCGGGTCCTCGTCTTCATCGACGAGGTCGAGGAGATCGCACCGATCCGCAGCGAGGCCGCACAGCCGGGCGGGCTGCACGGGGTGACGAACGAGCTGCTCAAGCTCATACCCGGTTTCCGGGAGCGGGACGAACGGCTGCTGGTGTGCGCGACCAACTCCATCCGCTCGCTCGACCCGGCGTTCCTGCGCCCCGGCCGCTTCGACTACCTGATCCCGATC is a window of Streptomyces caniferus DNA encoding:
- a CDS encoding Mut7-C RNAse domain-containing protein: MNGPEIHVSFASELHLFVASEYTTTGSAPVVTDGSSTLGHVVESLGVPLTEVGRLVVDGVEVAASHVPGAGENIEVQAVERPQRIAGAPLRFLLDVHLGTLARRLRLLGVDAAYTNEDPGDAALAALSAKERRVLLSRDRGLLRRREIWAGAFVYSDRPDDQLPDVLGRFAPTLAPWTRCTACNGRLADADKNSVRGHLEHGTQRTYDVFAQCTACGRVYWRGAHHARLEAIVEKALRDSTA
- a CDS encoding ATP-binding protein, with protein sequence MNWLIHDYRENDLAEVVHLIDSTAELGQESVFSLAECISALTSRQPAVVAVHQGVPIGTALACVAGERGWVMRIAISSAWRGRGLASALLVELERRLIAARVSRIAYVLPEEDLLGEGLLNAGYTRQPAVAYFEKVEPHHGPAASLLDDLGGRFLPTDLWAKVAGMEAEKDLIERRVVLPLAEPERAARHGVRPPRAIALFGPPGTGKTTFARGIAARLGWPFVELLPSRLADEGNLAAALRSAFARIAELERVLVFIDEVEEIAPIRSEAAQPGGLHGVTNELLKLIPGFRERDERLLVCATNSIRSLDPAFLRPGRFDYLIPIGTPDAAARSAIWSRYTDGRADVDVAALVAASELFTPADIEHAARVAAQTSFERDLEAIGVGTGGHGRLGASTEDYLAAIAQCRPTVTPEMIDEFGADITAHARC